The Spirosoma agri genomic sequence TTATTTGATTCACCCTGACTCGTTGAGATTGTCTGCACTTCCTCTTTCCCCCATAATTCTGAAACGTATTTGGCCGATTCCAGATTGGCCTGCATCCCAAAGAACTGATTCGAAAGCGTACCTAGAATAGCATTCTTCATCGTCTTGCCGTAGCGGTCCTCCATCTGGGCGAAATCCTGAATGCCAATAATCACTTCGACGCCATTGCTGCGGCACGTAGCGGGGTAGGTCTCAAAGCGGGGAATGTAAATGGTGGGAAACTCATCGACCATGAAAATACTCTCGGCCCGACCCGGTTGATTCATTTCTTTTAAAGCGACCGTAGCGAGTAGAGCTAAGATAGGCCCATACACTTCATCCAGCTTAGCTGTATTGCCCAGCACTAACACTTTCGGGTCCTTGGGATTATTTAAGTCTAAGCGGAAGTCATTTCCGGACAGCACCCAAAATAGCTTGGCCGAAATCAGCGTTTGTAGTCCCTGCTGCAAGGTGCCTTCAATGGCTGCGAGCTGGTTGCTGGATTTGAGCGCCGTGCGAATGGGCTTGACCGCTGTCCGTATGACACTATCCCGACTCCGCTCCAAAAGCTCAACGACTTTCTCCGTCTCTTGGAAAGCCAGTAAAATGGCATGGGGCAAGGTGCAGTACTGGGGCTGTTCGGTACGTAGATACCATAGAATCAAACTCAAATAGCCAATGGCCGAGTTGGTGAAAAAAGCGTGACTATCGCCCCCATTCCCCGCCAGGTTTTTCACAATGGTAGTGGCAAACTGTTTGGCGTATGCCATTTCGGTCATCACTTGGGGATGAATCGGATTAACCCGGTGCGAATAGCGCAGATCATCAAAATTGATATAATAATCTTTGGTCTCTTCGGGTACGGTAGCCGCTACCAGCGGAGCTAGGGAGGGAAACTTATAATCATAGACCAGACCAGCCTTACCTTGCTGCATGGCTTGCATCAAAATCGGTTCGAGTAAGCTGAAGCTCTTACCACTACCCGGCGAACCCGCAATCAAGGTATGATGAGTGGGCTTGGTGATTTTGATAGTACGAATGTCGCCTTCCTGGGTGGCCAGATTGTACACGCCGGTTTTCACGCGTAAGCCGGTGCGGGTAGTTACGCTCGCTTTGCTCAGGCTGGGCTTCTTGGTGCCCGGAGCCGCGAGCTGCACAAAGAAATAGAGTCCGAATCCCCAGCCTGCCCACTTCTCAATCTTTTGCACAGTAGGCCATCGACCCATGCCGATGGTGTGAAACATGGCCTCCAAGACCATGTGAATCAGAAAGCCGCCTAAGGCCGCAACTAGGGTAAATACAACCAGTTTGCCAATCACTTTCCAAAATTCTCGCCCCTCATATGGCTGTTGCATATTCATCGTTAGTTAGGTGTTTTTAAAAGCCCGCTGACAGCTCAGCAGAACGGTCAATGGTTCGTTGTAACGTAGGTTCTTGGGTTGATTCTAGTCCTCTTGACTGGCTTAGCGACTGCTCATATTGCCGGTGACTACCATTCTTCAGAGCGTTGCAATAGTCGTAGCCTTCAGCCAGGCTCCGCCCGTAGCCAAACTGCTCGTCAAAGCTGCGCTCATTAGCCCGAAAGAACGCGTCCCGGTCAAATCCCGATTTGACGGCTCCCCCGTTCATACCCCGTTGGTTCGTCATCGGGGATAGACTCATCGTTCGGTCGCTGTTCGTCAGCACTCGCTCGGCTTGTAATACGTGCCCGTTTTCACGGGCCGCACAGCGGGAAACAATGATATGAATGTGGCGCTGATCGCCCATCTTCAGCTCGTTCGCCTGGACGAGCCCAGCCTTCACTTCAGGGCTGTCAAAGCCGTGTTTACGTTCGTGTTCGATCTTCGCGTACCAGACCAGATCCCGACTTTCAATCCCTTTTCCAAAATTAGCCGCGTAGTTCTCCATGATCTGGCGCGTGTAGTCTTTCAGGAGTTGCGAGTCCGTCCCAATGTGCGCTAATTCAGATTGAGACGGACTAATCACCAGCGAATAAAACCGGTCGTCTTTGCGTTCTAATCCCTGTCCTTTCCCATTGTTATCAATTTGCTGAACGACTTCCCATTTATTACAACGGTCGCGATCTACCGAGAAAAAATAGCTGCGCTCGACTTCTATTTTTTTATCGTTCTCCTTTTCTAAATACGTAGCTAATTTTAAGCAACTTCCTTTATTATTTCCTTTCACAGGACTGGTAAATTTAGTCTGCATAATCAGCCATCAATTCGAAGGTGAGCAATGATTTTCTTCACATTATTATTCACAATTCGTAGCTCATGTTTTCGTGTAGCACCCTCAGAAGAAGCTAATTCAAACAAGGCTTCTTTCATCGGATGCAGGGTCTTTTTTTCCTGTTCTTTAATAAACGAAATCAGCCGTTTATCTAATGCTTTGATAGCATCGGTTGGGTTGTCCGCTTTTGGGTCTCGGGGGTCAGCTTTAGTCACTTTGAAGTAGTTGACCATCGCCGAAAACAGGGCTGTGTTAGTCAAGCCGTGCGAAGCAGCCAGCTTCTCAAACTCGGCGAAGTCATGCTCACTGGCATTGACAGTTTTGTACTTAGGCATAAGCGTGTAGTTATATTTATGGTTACTTTGTAAATTGATAATCAGTCTCTTACATAATAAACAACTATAAAATAGCTACTTATATTTCAATTAATAAAGTATAAGTAATTGATTATCAAAGCAAACCCCGAAGGGGCAAGAGGTAAAACGGTGGCGTAGCCCCGTTCCCTCTTGCTAAAAATCTTTGATTTTTACTTTACGCCGATGCCGCTAGGCGAAGGCGAGAAATCACCCGTCAGGCTGATAAGCGAGAGGGTAAGACCAATTCTATAAATTGCCGTTGCTTCCATGATCTTAGTTGCTGTTGAGTTGGTATTGAAAGCCAGATGAGCGGTTCATTCTTACGTGCATGTTCCGGTTCAGTTCCTTCATATAGGCTTGTACATTCTCCACCTGATCAAGTTCTAAATCACAAATCAGATTGTCCAAATCTTGAATCGCCTTAGAACAGATACCGCATAATTCCGTATGCCGTTCGTTGAAGCGATATTCTTCGGCCAATGTATTTTGCTGACGTTCTAAGATAAACTTATGAAGAGCTAATTCATTCAAATAAAAAGGTAGTTCAAGCTTCTTCCGCTCGTATAAACTAACTAATTTTTCGTGTCGTGACTTTTTCGTAAAAAAGCGACGTACTAAGTCAAAATTCAATTTCATATCTCGTCGTTTTCTGATTGGGTAAAAGTAGGCAGATAGCCCATGTTTTCTAAATAAATATAGATGAATACACAGAAGATAATGAAGTTTAGACTGATGAAAACAAAGCCTTCACTACCTCGGCAAAGCATCTCGAAAAATAGGTAGGTTAGGAACAGAAAAAAGTATTCTAACAATTTAGCGGTGCGCTGTTCTCGTTGGGTGGGTTTGGTGGTACACTGAACGAAGTTTCGATACAGACGGGCACAGGCCTGAAATTTCCAGAAACAAAAGACTGTCACGGCGAAGACGATACAATAGCCCGTAGCATCGAAGGGTTCAGGCGGACCCGTAAAGTTGAAGCTGGTTAGAGTAGTTGGATTCATGAGTTCTTTCTAGAGCAAATAATGAGTTGATTTGAGTGGCTTAAAAATACCCAAATGAAAGTAGGTTAATACGATCTATCTACACTGTTTTTTTTTCGGTCACGTTTTTTTCTAGCTCGTTATCGCGTCGCGTAATGCAACGTAACTACCCCCGACCCGAGCGTTTTTGATTCTAGTAAGCTCAACTTATTCATTGGTGTAGTACTGCCGAACAGCCTGATCCCTTCCCCCAGTATGACCGGATGCAGCGTTAATTTGTATTCATCGATCAGGTCCAGCTTCATAAAACTTTTGGCCAGACCAGGGCTACCGAAAATCACCAGGTCTTTGCCGGGTTGCTGCTTAAGTTGGTTTATCTTATCAACCACATTGTCTCTAATCAGCGTCGTGTTATGCCAGTCCGCATTAGGTAAGGTGGTTGAGAAAACGATTTTGGGAATCTGCTCCACCCATCGCGCATGGTCAAGTTCTTGTTGGCTGGCCGTTGGGTCGGCCAAAACGGTGGGCCAGTAGCCTGCCATTAATTTGTAGGTATTCTTGCCGTAGATCGGAGCGCCTACCGTTTTGACCAACTCGTCGGCGAATTGCTGAAGTTCTTGATTGTAAGACAAGAAACCCAGACTGCCGTTAGGGTCTGCGGCAAAGCCATCCAGGGAGACATGGGCGAACAAAACTAACTTTCTCATTTTCCTTGTATTTTGTTTGTGTTGACTGGCTGAGTTACCAAAACGGATGGATTGTTTTGGCAAAACTTCCTGAAGTACCCGCCAACAATGGCTAGAAGTGGCGGCTAAGGCGTTCGATTGACTTAAGACGTTCAGAAGTATGTTTCCTCCGTGTTCGTGGCTTGACGGGGTTGTAATGAGCTGGTATCGTGTAAAGCATTCAGTCGAATTGGCCTAATATCGGGGTCTCCTGTATAACCGGTACATTACTTTCGTGAAAGCCCGTCAATTATCTCAACATCAAACAGTTACAAAAATAATTTCATTTTAACGGTCGATTGAGTGAAAAGGGTAGGCAGCGTAACAATTTCGCATTTTTAACCCTCACAAACGTTTTATATTGCCGTTCGTGTAATCAAATTTCACGAAACCTGTACATTTATTGAGTTTCGTGAAAGGAAGTATACGGTTTATGTAATTCAGCTATAAAAACCCCAAAATTCTGCTTGTAAACAGCTTAATTACAGGCATTTATAATCCTAAGTGAAAGTATTGTACCACTTTTACACTTTACCCGAATATCCATTAGCTGGTCAATACTAGCTCTGTCAAAACGTAATCTATTTATGTTGTGCAATAAATTAGATAGTAACGGCCGACCGTCCGCTTTGGCCGTTACACTCTTAAATGGCCTTTCATCTGGGTTAACCAGGCTATAACCTAGGGTTATGATCTTAGGTGATTAACCAAAGATTCATTGGGTATGGCTTACTAACTAAAAATATAGTTGCGGGCCTGGTGCCTTTTTTAGCAAACGCGCGTTTTTTTTCTCCACCTGCTACCAACCCAGGAATATCTTAAGTTTCTATTGATCTAGTTTGGAGCTGGATGGCCGAGATGACCAAACAGATGGAATAGTTAGCCCAAGTTGCTGCTCTCGGGCCTCCGTCCAGTCTTTGAAGCCTGGATATAAATCCGCTTTGTCGCCCCCCATCCAGCCATGAGTTGTTAAAAAATCGACTAATTTATGGTAAGCTCGCTGGCCTGATTCGTCCATATGTGGATAGTGGATCATAAACCCCGCTGGTAGGCCGTCTAGATAGGCGATGGCTATATCAACCAGGCTATCACTGTTGATGATTAAGTAATTATAGGCCCCAATGGGCGGTTTATCCACCGTGATGAAGGTACAAAAATCAATTAGGCTATAAAAGGTGTGCCAGGGAGCCACCTCGCGTTGGGCTTTAAACATCGTTACATCCTTGGTCCCTACTGAACGCTTCGCCCAGTCGCCGTATCGTCGGATCTCATAACCACCTGACACATTGGGTAGGCCAAACCCGTAGCGCTTCTTGCCATCGCTGCCGACAAAGGTGACGTCTTCCAAGTAAGGGGCAACGCGCTCGGCATTGACACCCCTGGTACCCAAATAAAGGGCCGATTTGGTCAGCGAACTGCCCCGTCCATAAACAGCGAAGGGCGCATGATTGACTAAAGTAAAGGCATGTGGTTCGGGTGAAGTAGGCTGGCTTTGTTGAAGGGGTGTTGTCAAACTGCCCCTAACTCCCATCACGTTTTCGATAAACATCAAGGCTTCTTTGACGTGTTGGCCGTCTAATTTGCCCGCTAGGGGTAAGCCTGAATGCAATCGATAGGCCAGATCCAGAATATTCCCCCCCTCCCCCGTCCCATGATCATACCAGCCGTTGGCATCGCGCGTGAGTTTAAACGAAGGAGTTTTCTCGATGCGGCTGGGGGATCGGTACCATTGGCAGCCGCCGCTGGTCTTAACCACCTCACAGCCTAAGCGCTGCAAGAGCTGGTTAATGGGGATTGTCTTGGCCGTTTTGATATCCATAGCCCAAGTTTAGGAAAAAATCAGACGAGTACTAAACCAAGAAAGGTTTATAGATGAATTAACTAACATATGTTCATATATTTTAGCAGCCCACTCGCTTTTCATCAGTAATTCACAGTAGCTAGCTTTTAATAAAAGTGTTTTTTTAGTTAAAGGTGTTTTAACATAATGGTTTGTGTGACAATTTAGCAGTGACATATACGATAAATTAGCAGTAGATAATGGTGATAAAATAACAGTGGATAAATACTAAAAATCAGCCAGTTACAACCACTGTTGTGGATAAAATAGTGAGGTAGCTGAGATTTTGTCACATATTTTGAATTAACACATTGATTATCAATTAATTAAAAGGAAGATTTTGCTAAAAAACGTTGTAACTGTGATTTTATCACAGCTTAGGTGATAATTCACTGATAGATAGCTTTTTAGGTATAGGTGTTTGACTGAAATGTAGCATTAATCCACGTGTTCCTTTTTCCTCGACACGTGCATCGGTGTATAGGCTTTTGACTAGCCGATGTACTTTCTTAAAATTAGCTCGAAAATCAACCATTCGGTTATAATCACCCCCGAATTGATCCTTGACAGTCTGCCATGCCAAAAATTGCGGTTTATTGGGTTGAACGCGATGTAGCCGGTGCGCAAGGAACGTATACCAATCAATGGCTGTAGCATTGTTTGACAAGGCTGTTAGATGGCTTTTGGCCAATGGTACAGCATGTTCCATTAAGTTGTGAAAATAAGCTTCAGACAACTCGATTTGGCTAGGCCACAAGAGTAGCTGCTCAGGATTCTTTTCCGGAAAAAGCGTGAACCCACTTACAAGTGGCATATTAATGTTTTGCTGTCCTTCTGCACCGTCATAGGTCATACGAACAACGCAGGATGCCAATCGACTTACTTGATCGCGAACAGCATTAACTTGGCTCCCACCCTCACTAAAACCCATATAGCTGTTAAAATCGGTAACGCTATTGGCCGGCATCTCAATAATACGATTCTGCGACTTTAAAGCGATTGTATTGAGCGTGGATAAGATAATCCGAGCTTTGACCCCATATGGCAAGCCAAGGTACTGCAATTCGTGTGTGACTGGGTTTCTGATAGGCATGGGCATCACATAGAGGCTGAACTTGCCACTTTCCGCTTGCCATATCTCGTTAGGCGCTAAATCGGGTTCCCTGCGCGGTAAATAGCAATGAGCCATTACCGAAGATTGAAACAGGATCTCTCTATCATCCGGTTCTTCTTGATAAGCCTCGTAAATTAGCTTAGTACGGCGTTTGGCAACAGGAGTTAAGTCTTTTTTAGTGCTCATTTCCGTGCTGATTTTAGTGCTGAATCCCGCTCTAGTTTCTCCAAGACTGCTTCTACAATCCAATCATGCGTCGATATACCTAGTTTGGGGCTACCTGGCTTGCGTGGGCGTGACGCTCGGAGCTCATCAATCTGCCGAAGTATGCCTTTTGTAAGACGGGTATTAATATGCTTGGGGACATTATCCTGCTCAAGGTCTACTACCTCTATAGTTGGTTTTCCACCCTTATTAATAGTTGCCTCAATTTGAGCTTCAGTGGGTACCTTACGCTTCGGTGGTGACAGGCTGACGGCCATAGGCTGTTATATGGTTAAAGAGTTCGTCTATTTCAGCCACGGCTTTTTTATCCGGGACTTCCATCTCAGACACAGAAAGTCCCTTCGCTCCAGCGTTGGGGTATGCTTTTCGATTTTTAATGGCATGGGGAACAAAACCTAGTTCAGGCATACTGGCCAAGGCTTCTGATGTTTCTCGGTTATCGGCGGAGGTGATGTCAGCACGGTTGAGAAATGAATGAACGATCAGCGGCTCTATTCGAGTAGCCTGTATCTCACTAAGCATTTCAGTCAGTTTGGATAATGTCCAAACGTCGTGACTACGAGGTTGTATCGGAATTAGAGCAACGTCAGAAATAATTAGAGCAGCGCGCTGGCTGGTGGTATCCCTCCCACCAGTATCAATTACGATATGGTCGTATTTTGGTTTCATTGTCTCAACCTGTTTACGCAAGTTTGCACCAATGAGCTGAACAAGCGTATAGCCGACATTACCATCTAGTGTATGTTCTCGCCATGCGGTGAAGTCGCTGGCTGTGCCTTGCTCATCAGCATCAACCAAAAGCACATCGGCCCCCTGTCTGGCTAACCATACGGTCAGGTGTTCACTAATGGTGCTGCGGCCTGAACCACCTTTAATACCACTTAGAACGAAAATCATTTTAGTATTGGTTTGGGTGCCGCAATTACTGCTTTATTCAGCATGAAAACAAGCACTAGAATAGTATTATTTTCAGCAGTAATAATATGCTGATTTTAGTGCTGAAATTTGTGCGATTAATTCAGCTCTAAACGAGCTGCGGCAGCCAAGTAAGCCGCATGCTCATGAGGTTTAATCAGATTTGAAGCATTACGCGATTGGGTGACAAACTTAATAATCAGTCCTCATTCATTACAGGTCGGATAAGCTGATTTTAAAGCATACTAATAACGACAAATAAATAGAAGGTATGTAATTTACCCGTTTTGTCATTTTGTGAGGTTATGTGATAATTCACATAATACTAGGAGTAATCATAAAAAAAGCAGACCAACATTGTCAGCCTGCTTTCCGCTTCTATCCACACCATTGGGAATTATTAAACCCCCTTTGATAGAGTAAATATAGCGAACTAAGTATTTATGAGATGTTAATAGTATTATAAAATTATCATATAATCAATTTGAACTGTGAAGTACTTTTATCTTATAGCTACTATGGGATTAATTTTACTGACCATCTTGTTGGCCCAAGGACCAGTTCTTCAAGACCAACCTGTACCTAAATTGATCAATTATTCGCAGCTAGGGATACCCTGCGAGTTATTGAACATTTATTTGCCGTTAAGCGAATTGGAAGTGATAGCTATACGGGTGTCGGCCTGCCGTTAACCTTGATTGGAGCTACCACCGCCTTTCTAGTTACCACATTGGCAACAACGATTAAAGCTGGCGAAAGAAAGGGAAAGGCTTTGCCTGTTATCATCGCCAGTGGTGGAATATGTTTAGTTCCAAGTAGTATTGGTTTAGTCCGACGTATTTGTTTTAGCCGAAGTTGAGAACAGGCAATCCTAACCGCATATCAAGACACGAAATCGTTTCCTATCAGAGTGAGACGTCGATTAAAAACTAAATTCTTTCGGTAAGGGATAGCTAAACAAGGACTTTGGTTATCATAAAAGTGATTGTGCGACTCGTTCACCCTAAATGATTGACAAATCAGGGACGGGTGGTAAATGGGGTAACCCTTTGACAACTT encodes the following:
- a CDS encoding DUF5712 family protein encodes the protein MKGNNKGSCLKLATYLEKENDKKIEVERSYFFSVDRDRCNKWEVVQQIDNNGKGQGLERKDDRFYSLVISPSQSELAHIGTDSQLLKDYTRQIMENYAANFGKGIESRDLVWYAKIEHERKHGFDSPEVKAGLVQANELKMGDQRHIHIIVSRCAARENGHVLQAERVLTNSDRTMSLSPMTNQRGMNGGAVKSGFDRDAFFRANERSFDEQFGYGRSLAEGYDYCNALKNGSHRQYEQSLSQSRGLESTQEPTLQRTIDRSAELSAGF
- a CDS encoding replication protein RepA produces the protein MSTKKDLTPVAKRRTKLIYEAYQEEPDDREILFQSSVMAHCYLPRREPDLAPNEIWQAESGKFSLYVMPMPIRNPVTHELQYLGLPYGVKARIILSTLNTIALKSQNRIIEMPANSVTDFNSYMGFSEGGSQVNAVRDQVSRLASCVVRMTYDGAEGQQNINMPLVSGFTLFPEKNPEQLLLWPSQIELSEAYFHNLMEHAVPLAKSHLTALSNNATAIDWYTFLAHRLHRVQPNKPQFLAWQTVKDQFGGDYNRMVDFRANFKKVHRLVKSLYTDARVEEKGTRGLMLHFSQTPIPKKLSISELSPKL
- a CDS encoding type IV secretory system conjugative DNA transfer family protein — encoded protein: MQQPYEGREFWKVIGKLVVFTLVAALGGFLIHMVLEAMFHTIGMGRWPTVQKIEKWAGWGFGLYFFVQLAAPGTKKPSLSKASVTTRTGLRVKTGVYNLATQEGDIRTIKITKPTHHTLIAGSPGSGKSFSLLEPILMQAMQQGKAGLVYDYKFPSLAPLVAATVPEETKDYYINFDDLRYSHRVNPIHPQVMTEMAYAKQFATTIVKNLAGNGGDSHAFFTNSAIGYLSLILWYLRTEQPQYCTLPHAILLAFQETEKVVELLERSRDSVIRTAVKPIRTALKSSNQLAAIEGTLQQGLQTLISAKLFWVLSGNDFRLDLNNPKDPKVLVLGNTAKLDEVYGPILALLATVALKEMNQPGRAESIFMVDEFPTIYIPRFETYPATCRSNGVEVIIGIQDFAQMEDRYGKTMKNAILGTLSNQFFGMQANLESAKYVSELWGKEEVQTISTSQGESNNGHRQGSNVGQSFSLTQRQRIQVQDVSNLRQGEFYGKLFQSDYSTFKAQIRPVNRPASPRWKPFQEVTEAMLEANFSRIEREIATLMQGFPPKPLEPLPPIPVPKPTPPPAPKPNRPEPDLADDF
- a CDS encoding BfmA/BtgA family mobilization protein, which gives rise to MPKYKTVNASEHDFAEFEKLAASHGLTNTALFSAMVNYFKVTKADPRDPKADNPTDAIKALDKRLISFIKEQEKKTLHPMKEALFELASSEGATRKHELRIVNNNVKKIIAHLRIDG
- a CDS encoding dihydrofolate reductase family protein, giving the protein MRKLVLFAHVSLDGFAADPNGSLGFLSYNQELQQFADELVKTVGAPIYGKNTYKLMAGYWPTVLADPTASQQELDHARWVEQIPKIVFSTTLPNADWHNTTLIRDNVVDKINQLKQQPGKDLVIFGSPGLAKSFMKLDLIDEYKLTLHPVILGEGIRLFGSTTPMNKLSLLESKTLGSGVVTLHYATR
- a CDS encoding AAA family ATPase, with amino-acid sequence MIFVLSGIKGGSGRSTISEHLTVWLARQGADVLLVDADEQGTASDFTAWREHTLDGNVGYTLVQLIGANLRKQVETMKPKYDHIVIDTGGRDTTSQRAALIISDVALIPIQPRSHDVWTLSKLTEMLSEIQATRIEPLIVHSFLNRADITSADNRETSEALASMPELGFVPHAIKNRKAYPNAGAKGLSVSEMEVPDKKAVAEIDELFNHITAYGRQPVTTEA